The uncultured Sphaerochaeta sp. genome includes a window with the following:
- a CDS encoding Lrp/AsnC family transcriptional regulator: MKVKMDETNKAIIRQLRDGRKPFSAIAEELSITENTVRARVNKLIEEGVLEISGLVNPEVIPGLQVVMMGVKLKTLDLERKAKEFSSLRGIISASVVTGRYDLIVHLVLSEEEGLSLLDFFKTELDKISEISEVETFVVYQSHNLRIPYIL; encoded by the coding sequence ATGAAAGTGAAAATGGATGAAACGAACAAAGCGATAATCCGACAGTTGCGTGATGGAAGAAAGCCTTTCAGTGCTATTGCTGAAGAGTTGAGCATCACGGAAAATACCGTTCGCGCCCGCGTCAATAAGTTGATTGAGGAGGGTGTGCTGGAGATTTCCGGGTTGGTAAATCCGGAAGTAATACCCGGGCTACAGGTGGTTATGATGGGGGTGAAGCTGAAAACCCTTGACTTGGAGAGGAAAGCCAAAGAATTTTCCAGCCTCCGGGGGATTATCTCTGCTTCGGTTGTCACTGGTCGCTATGATCTGATCGTCCATTTGGTTCTGAGTGAGGAAGAGGGGCTGAGTCTTCTGGATTTCTTCAAGACAGAACTTGATAAGATTTCTGAGATTTCTGAGGTGGAAACCTTTGTGGTCTATCAATCACATAATCTGAGAATTCCCTATATCCTCTAG
- the serC gene encoding 3-phosphoserine/phosphohydroxythreonine transaminase, translating into MERKKNYFAGPSVMPVEVLEKLKEDMVDFKGQGLSMIEASHRGGMFEEMYDQCLGLFRELLGISDEYDVYFLGGGATLQFTMIPMNFLRPGTVADYIRSGTWSNKAADDAEKLGKVNYYYDGKANNYSSLPDPKTVKPSKDSSYLYLCSNETIGGIEWQDFPDTGSVPLIGDMSSDIFSRPIPVDKFSMIYGGVQKNLGPAGATFVIMKKSLLEKQNSNLTAYMDYKLHSKNKGLYNTPPVFSIWAVKLVLEWIKANGGTEGMLKRAQEKSSIIYDTIDNSSFFRSPVDAAYRSRMNIVFRLPSEELEAKFIEESKKADMLGLKGHRSVGGLRASIYNALPVEDVEALAQFMREFERKNG; encoded by the coding sequence ATGGAACGGAAGAAAAATTATTTTGCAGGTCCCTCGGTAATGCCGGTAGAGGTACTGGAGAAACTCAAGGAAGATATGGTCGACTTCAAGGGACAAGGATTGTCCATGATCGAGGCCAGTCACCGTGGCGGCATGTTCGAAGAGATGTATGACCAGTGTCTTGGTCTCTTCAGGGAGTTGCTGGGTATCAGCGATGAGTATGATGTCTATTTCCTTGGTGGTGGAGCAACCTTGCAGTTCACCATGATCCCAATGAACTTCCTGCGTCCAGGCACTGTTGCCGATTATATCCGAAGCGGAACCTGGTCCAACAAGGCCGCAGATGATGCCGAGAAACTGGGTAAGGTCAACTACTACTATGATGGAAAGGCGAACAACTACTCCAGCCTTCCTGACCCTAAGACCGTTAAGCCAAGCAAGGATTCCAGTTACCTCTATCTCTGTTCGAATGAAACAATCGGGGGTATTGAGTGGCAGGACTTTCCTGATACCGGCTCTGTTCCCTTGATCGGTGACATGTCCAGCGATATCTTCAGCCGTCCCATTCCCGTGGATAAGTTCTCCATGATCTATGGAGGTGTGCAGAAGAATCTCGGACCTGCTGGTGCAACCTTCGTGATCATGAAGAAGTCCCTGCTTGAGAAGCAGAACTCCAATCTCACTGCATACATGGACTACAAGCTGCATAGCAAGAACAAGGGGTTGTACAATACTCCTCCTGTGTTCTCCATCTGGGCAGTGAAGCTGGTCCTTGAGTGGATCAAGGCAAATGGTGGAACCGAAGGTATGTTGAAGCGTGCCCAGGAGAAGAGCAGTATCATCTATGATACCATCGATAACTCCTCCTTCTTCCGAAGCCCTGTGGATGCTGCTTATCGCTCAAGAATGAATATTGTATTCCGTCTTCCCAGTGAGGAGCTGGAAGCAAAATTCATCGAGGAGTCAAAGAAGGCAGATATGCTTGGTCTTAAGGGTCACCGCTCTGTTGGTGGGTTGAGGGCAAGTATTTACAATGCTCTTCCTGTTGAGGATGTTGAGGCACTTGCTCAGTTCATGAGGGAATTCGAAAGGAAAAACGGGTGA